The Cellulosimicrobium sp. ES-005 genome segment CGAGCGCGTCCCGGAGCATGCCGAGGTACGCGGACACGGCGGCGGCCGCGACGGCCGCCCCGGCCGCGAACGGGCTGCCGGTGAGCGCGTCGTCGTCGGTGATGCCGAGGACGGATCCCCGGCCGAGAACGCGCTGCCCTCCGACCACGTACTCGACCGCGGTGACGAGGCCGACCACGGCCCGGTCGACCGCGTCCTGGATCTCCTCGGGCGACGTCTCGAGGACGTGCTGGCGCGCACCGGGCGCCGACGGTGGGTCGTAGACGAGGACCTCGATCGCCGACAGGTCCTGCGCGGTGCGGTCGAGCGCGAGGACCAGCGCGTCGGCGTCGTGCGCGTCCGCGGCGTAGACCCGCGCCCGCACTCCCTCACCGCGCAGCGCGCAGACGACCGGCCCGAGGCGGTCCAGGGACCGGGAGACGAACGCGACGTCGTGACCCGCGGCCCCGAAGCGCCGCGCGATCGCCGCACCGCGTGACGCGCTCGTCCCGACGATCGCCACGGTCGTCATCCTGTCTCCCTCGCCGTCGTCACCGTGCGCGGGGCCCTGGCCGTCGCGCGTACCGGACGGTAGACAGGTGGAGGGGAGTGCTGGGAGTCCCTGTCAGGACCCCCGACCGCCCGGTGAGACGGCGGCGGACCGCATCGCGGTCGACGCCGTCCTCAGGTGGTCGTCGAGGTGGGCGGTCGGCCGGCCCCCGTGAGGTCCGCGAGCCGGGCCATCCGCCGCGCCGAGGTCGACCCAGGCTCGGGGGAGTAGAGGGTGAGGGTGAGTCCTGGCTCGGATTCCATGGCGCAGGCCTCGTAGGCGATCGTGAGCTCCCCTACCACTGGGTGGCGGAACGTCTTGAGCCCGGTGCCGTGCCGGCGGACCTCGCCCGCGCGCCACCGGGTCTCGAACTCGGCGCTGTGGCAGAGCAGCTCCTCGACCGTCTCGTGCAGGTCGGCGCTGCGCGGGTCGCGCGCGGCCTCCGTGCGCAAGATCGCGACCGCGATGTCCGCGAACACGTCCCAGTCGGGGCAGAAGGTCCGGGCACGGTCGCTGAGGAACGTGAAGCGGGCCATGTTCGGCGTCCCGGGCATGTCGTGCAGGTCCTGGTGGAAGGCGTGCGCCAGGGCGTTCTCGGCGAGGATGTCCATCGCTCCGTTGCGGACGAACGCAGGTCCGGCGGTGAAGGCGTCGAGCACCCA includes the following:
- a CDS encoding SDR family NAD(P)-dependent oxidoreductase, with amino-acid sequence MTTVAIVGTSASRGAAIARRFGAAGHDVAFVSRSLDRLGPVVCALRGEGVRARVYAADAHDADALVLALDRTAQDLSAIEVLVYDPPSAPGARQHVLETSPEEIQDAVDRAVVGLVTAVEYVVGGQRVLGRGSVLGITDDDALTGSPFAAGAAVAAAAVSAYLGMLRDALAPDGIQVARLVTAGADEHGDPSLDPAECAELLWHLHTHPAQRTASVAAATDAPRRVPDGRTS
- a CDS encoding helix-turn-helix transcriptional regulator, with translation MDARALVRDFLVARRERITPQEVGITPRPGRKVRGLRRSEVATLAGVSVEYYTRIERGAISRVSPQVLDAIARALRLDEAERAHLSNLAEIVARGGEADRRTSTRSWQPHPSLQWVLDAFTAGPAFVRNGAMDILAENALAHAFHQDLHDMPGTPNMARFTFLSDRARTFCPDWDVFADIAVAILRTEAARDPRSADLHETVEELLCHSAEFETRWRAGEVRRHGTGLKTFRHPVVGELTIAYEACAMESEPGLTLTLYSPEPGSTSARRMARLADLTGAGRPPTSTTT